The sequence below is a genomic window from Sorangiineae bacterium MSr12523.
GTGCGACGACGCCGGAGAGCACGCCGCCCTCACCTCCGCCGAGGACGCTCTCCTTCACATGACGGAACAAGGTGAGCAAGGTGAAGGCGCCCACGAGGAGCGCGCCGCCGCACACGGCCACGACCACGGCAACCCAGATATGGCGCGGATTGCGGGTGCCCATGACCGGAATCGTGGGCGGGCGATTGGCCATCGAGGGGAGCGACGAGGCAGGAACCTCGGGGCTCGTTCGGGCCATCGCGTCGGCGGGCGTGAAGATCTCGCGCGAGGAGGTCGACGGCGCGATGATGCGAGGACCGGCGTCGCTACGTTGCGGCTCGACCACCGCCCCGCGTGCAACCTCCGCGAGTGGCAAATGATCGATCGCGCTCACCAGCTCCTCGGCCTTGGCGTAGCGCGCGTTCGGCTGCTTCTCGAGCAGGCGCGTCACCACGGCCTCGACCTCGGGCGGAATGTTGCGCTCCGGGGCGACGCTCCGCAGGGACGGCGCATTCGTGGCAATCTGCGCGGCCAGCAGCGACAGGGTGTCGTTGCCCTCGAAGGGCAGCTTGCCGCTGAGCATCTCGAAGAGCATCACCCCCAACGCATACAAATCGGCGCGGTGATCCACCGTTTCGCCCAGGGCTTGCTCTGGCGCCATGTACTCGGGCGTCCCGAAGACTGCACCCGCGCGCGTCAAAATCGCACCGGGCGCGGTCCCTGCCCCTTTGCCATCGGCTGCCGCGAGCGCTTCCACGTGCACCTTCGCGATACCGAAGTCGAGCACTTTGACGAAGTCGCCCTCGTCGCGGTCGATGAGCATCACGTTTTCCGGCTTCAAGTCGCGGTGCACGATGCCCAATTCGTGCGCGCGCATCAGCGCCGAGGCGATCTGACGCGCCACGTGCAGCGCACGACCGACCTCGAGTGCGCCCTGATCGCGCAGCACGGTCCGCAAATCGATGCCCTCGATGTATTCGAGCACCAAGAAGAATGCGCCATCGTCCGTGCGCCCGAAGTCGGTTGCCGCAGCAACGTTGGGGTGCTCGATGTGGGCGGCGGCCATCGCTTCACGTTCGAAACGCGCCACGACCTCGGCGCGGCCCACCATGTCGGGGTGGAGCACTTTGATGGCCACGCGCTTGCGCATGTGCACGTGCTCCGCGAGGTAAACGGCGCCCATGCCGCCCTCGCCGAGAAGCTCGAGCACTTTGTACCGCCCCGAGATGATCTGGCCTACGAAGCTCGGTGCTTCGCTGGCGGGCGGTGCGTCCTCAGCCGGTACAGTCACGCCCCCAACGGTAGCAGGGACGAGACGAGTTTCGGCAATCGATGAGCGAGCTCACCTGAACTTCCGTCCCGAACTGCCACACCCCGCCCGTACCTGTTCGACGTCGGAATCACTTCCCGCCGTCGCGTTTGTTCGAGCCCCGTTCGAGCCGTAGGTTCACGACCTCCGTCGGGCCATCGAGCGTGATCGACTGCGTCTGCGATACGAAGCCCTTTGCCTCACCTCGGATGCGGTGGGCTTGGCCGTCGCGCAGCACGTCGCCGCTGTATGGGTTGACCATCAGCGGTGTATCATCGAGGAAAAGCTGCGCGTCGGCCGGCGAGGCCTGCACCACCAGGCGCGTGCGCGGAATGGCCGGGGGTGGTGTGTTCGTCACGACCTCGGGCGCCGATGGCTGCAAGGGCGGTTGCGGCGTTGCAACCGAAGCCGGCTGTCGCGTCACCCAATAGGCACCGCCGACGGCGAGGCCAATGACACCCAGCGCCACCAGCGCGATGACCCACCCCAACGAACGCGATGTCGACGACGCCGGATAATGCGGCGGGGTGGTGACGCCCCCGGTCGTCTGCAGGGGACTGAAGCGAGGTCCGCTCACCATCGAGGCCATCGATGACGAGTGGCTCGAGGCCCCCGAACTCAGGGAGGGGCGCGATACCGTCCACGGCGCGCTCATCTCCAGCGACAAGCTCGTGAGGCTCGCCCCCGATTGCTGACGCAGTTCGCGCAGCTTGGCCTCGATGACCGCCTGCTGCTGCGCCCTCTTCTGCGCGAAAAGCGTGCTGACGTATTTCCCGACGGAGCGCGTCGTGGCCCCACCGATCTCGCGCAGCACCGAGTCGATGTCCGCTTGGATCTCCTGGGCAGTG
It includes:
- a CDS encoding serine/threonine protein kinase; protein product: MTVPAEDAPPASEAPSFVGQIISGRYKVLELLGEGGMGAVYLAEHVHMRKRVAIKVLHPDMVGRAEVVARFEREAMAAAHIEHPNVAAATDFGRTDDGAFFLVLEYIEGIDLRTVLRDQGALEVGRALHVARQIASALMRAHELGIVHRDLKPENVMLIDRDEGDFVKVLDFGIAKVHVEALAAADGKGAGTAPGAILTRAGAVFGTPEYMAPEQALGETVDHRADLYALGVMLFEMLSGKLPFEGNDTLSLLAAQIATNAPSLRSVAPERNIPPEVEAVVTRLLEKQPNARYAKAEELVSAIDHLPLAEVARGAVVEPQRSDAGPRIIAPSTSSREIFTPADAMARTSPEVPASSLPSMANRPPTIPVMGTRNPRHIWVAVVVAVCGGALLVGAFTLLTLFRHVKESVLGGGEGGVLSGVVAPPQEKKGISQEEIDSAASKGAEPLEKLASENPKDPRIFRALFRTYFLRGDTPEAMRAIGRLVAVDPNAANDGDMLTAVQVAATDPSPETREAAIDVLEGPLGTKGADILYELANRTPAVPGKARFVASLARPEVMAHASPSLMVLMDLRAAKKCEDKRDLLPRVRDHGDSRILPQLKTLQRTRGCGFLGTRDCYGCLRKDSELLEAAISAVQARP